Proteins co-encoded in one Deinococcus fonticola genomic window:
- a CDS encoding replication initiator protein A has translation MTNALSRFDELNLSRLNLISALDQAEETEWDVNFEAEGRIVRVRCEALPKYAVPHGLDSDVSSALLNLYIESGEPEDGRFAVSATTLLKLCGWHNTGKYHGLLRTSLERLHTSSFSVSGGWRDHPKGRWTHAKFHFIESLDFSSADGAGAFDERTIIAGRLADAIVASIRGGYIKPLDTVFMLSLSRPRTRALYRILDGARYNPANPDKPLNVLDVNLIAWADQCKIPSSVPGNIRRSLQAPHTELIERGYLKSVDVTGRGRQQMIRYEFVPEFTPMDPQVAARLASYGVADGTVRKLMKQHDRTFLTDSMNRFDTLVKSGVIVIKKTKAAALMHLLTHPDDYPYPASPVKPGEVVVKASRMEPMLEAPSITSEFTGLNPEQAAEKAVRRLNLFYRNRIPITLLDGVRRALLDEQLDVVALMEDAMLAVTQDQRDEFARVLKGRVEGKSAD, from the coding sequence GTGACCAACGCGCTCAGCCGCTTCGATGAACTCAATCTGTCCCGCCTCAACCTCATCTCGGCCCTGGATCAGGCTGAGGAGACCGAGTGGGACGTGAACTTCGAGGCGGAGGGACGCATCGTCCGGGTGCGCTGTGAGGCACTGCCGAAGTATGCCGTGCCGCACGGTCTGGATAGCGACGTTTCCTCCGCTTTGCTCAACCTGTACATCGAGTCTGGCGAACCGGAAGATGGGCGCTTCGCTGTGAGTGCCACTACCCTCCTGAAACTGTGCGGCTGGCACAACACTGGCAAGTATCACGGTCTGCTGCGAACCTCGCTGGAGAGACTGCACACGTCCTCCTTCAGCGTGAGTGGAGGCTGGCGTGACCATCCCAAGGGCCGCTGGACGCACGCCAAATTCCACTTCATCGAGTCCCTCGACTTTTCGAGCGCCGATGGCGCCGGGGCCTTTGATGAGCGCACCATCATCGCCGGACGCCTCGCCGACGCCATCGTCGCCAGCATCCGGGGCGGGTATATCAAGCCCCTGGACACCGTGTTCATGCTCTCCCTCTCCAGGCCACGCACCCGGGCGCTCTACCGCATTCTCGACGGTGCCCGCTACAACCCGGCCAACCCGGACAAGCCGCTGAACGTCCTGGACGTCAACCTGATTGCCTGGGCCGACCAGTGTAAGATCCCTTCCTCAGTGCCGGGCAACATCCGCCGCTCCTTGCAGGCTCCTCACACTGAACTGATTGAGCGCGGGTACCTGAAATCTGTTGATGTGACCGGAAGGGGACGTCAACAGATGATCCGTTACGAGTTTGTCCCTGAGTTCACGCCGATGGATCCACAGGTGGCTGCCCGCCTGGCCAGTTACGGCGTCGCCGATGGAACCGTGCGTAAACTCATGAAACAGCACGACCGAACCTTCCTGACAGACAGCATGAACCGCTTCGACACACTGGTGAAAAGCGGGGTGATTGTCATCAAGAAGACCAAAGCGGCAGCCCTGATGCACCTCCTGACGCATCCAGACGATTATCCCTACCCTGCCAGCCCTGTGAAGCCAGGCGAGGTTGTGGTCAAAGCCTCGCGGATGGAGCCGATGCTCGAAGCACCAAGTATCACCTCAGAATTTACCGGGCTAAATCCGGAGCAAGCGGCAGAGAAGGCAGTGCGTCGTCTCAACCTGTTTTACCGCAACCGGATTCCAATCACTCTGCTGGACGGAGTGCGCCGCGCTCTCCTTGATGAACAACTCGACGTGGTGGCACTGATGGAGGACGCCATGCTTGCGGTCACGCAGGATCAGCGCGATGAGTTTGCCCGTGTACTGAAGGGGCGAGTAGAAGGAAAATCTGCTGACTGA
- a CDS encoding ParB/RepB/Spo0J family partition protein, protein MTRAKRKPLQLGEILGASAELLKSSGGQTVATTRLKPGQGQPRREFDPAKLEELARSIQEKGILQPLLVRPAGEGYEIVAGERRWRAAQLAQLAEVPVVIRELTDSEARQIALIENLQREDLNLLDEVDAKLALVSETLQLPADQAKARLMQLLRQSEGEEHLALTQAFGSLGENWSTFARGKLRVLSWPAPILAAVRTGLPFSLGAVIAGAPEEHQTALLKLADKGASRTELQAELKRLSAPVKARLSTSAQVGRLLTNHKWLGQLPQKDQNAIESWLGKMPTALKSALEE, encoded by the coding sequence ATGACCAGAGCAAAACGCAAACCTCTTCAACTCGGCGAGATTCTGGGGGCTTCCGCTGAACTCCTCAAATCGTCAGGGGGCCAGACGGTGGCCACGACCCGGCTCAAACCAGGCCAGGGCCAACCGAGACGAGAATTTGACCCTGCAAAGCTGGAGGAGCTGGCCAGAAGCATTCAGGAGAAAGGCATCCTGCAGCCTCTCCTGGTACGCCCGGCTGGAGAGGGTTATGAGATCGTTGCTGGTGAAAGGCGCTGGCGAGCCGCGCAACTGGCGCAGTTAGCGGAAGTTCCGGTGGTGATCCGGGAACTGACAGACAGCGAGGCGCGGCAGATCGCACTGATCGAAAACCTGCAGCGTGAGGATCTCAATCTGCTGGATGAGGTCGATGCCAAATTGGCGCTGGTCTCTGAAACCCTGCAACTGCCAGCCGACCAGGCGAAGGCCCGGCTGATGCAACTGCTGCGACAGTCGGAAGGTGAGGAGCATCTCGCCCTGACCCAGGCGTTTGGAAGCCTGGGGGAGAATTGGTCAACCTTTGCCAGAGGAAAATTGCGCGTTCTCAGTTGGCCTGCCCCCATTCTGGCCGCAGTGAGGACTGGACTTCCCTTTTCACTGGGGGCTGTCATCGCCGGGGCACCCGAGGAACATCAAACCGCACTCCTCAAGCTTGCCGACAAGGGTGCCAGCCGAACTGAACTACAGGCCGAACTCAAGCGCCTGAGTGCACCCGTTAAAGCCAGATTGAGCACTTCGGCACAGGTGGGCAGGCTGCTGACCAACCACAAATGGCTGGGACAGCTTCCGCAGAAGGATCAGAATGCCATCGAAAGCTGGCTTGGGAAAATGCCCACAGCATTGAAGTCTGCCCTCGAGGAGTAG
- a CDS encoding helix-turn-helix transcriptional regulator: MSAPATKAQRVRALLELLARAECSPREITQRLQLPANKLRSVQRDLGELLNEGEIERLHSGKYRVPPRGALFNAVEALAVYSAARMLYHHASEYNEHYLSALEKLTTQLPPPARRVAMLANEAYRKRPNATTSRTFEMVAQAWLQGRVLKCDYQSLSKKTPSKMELVIYFIELGARNRESYAIGVNRLKGGADPFVYRLSRMKNAALLDEECHIPEDFHPLKFLSNAWGVMTGQPTRVELHFTPEVKDRVAETHFTPDAQVRVLNSGHTRVVFTVGGWLELVHWVLGWGGEVEVIEPEELRQAVTQGHQRGAGVYAEVQQGQRRNHP; this comes from the coding sequence GTGAGTGCCCCGGCCACCAAGGCCCAGCGCGTGCGGGCCCTCCTGGAGTTGCTTGCCCGCGCAGAGTGCAGTCCCAGGGAGATCACCCAGCGCCTCCAGCTACCGGCGAACAAGCTGCGCAGCGTGCAGCGCGACCTGGGAGAACTGCTGAACGAGGGGGAGATCGAGCGGCTTCACAGCGGCAAATACCGCGTGCCCCCCAGGGGGGCCCTCTTTAACGCGGTGGAGGCGCTGGCGGTCTACTCGGCGGCGAGGATGCTCTACCACCATGCCAGCGAGTACAACGAGCACTACCTCAGCGCCCTGGAGAAGCTCACCACGCAACTGCCTCCCCCGGCCCGGCGGGTGGCGATGCTCGCCAATGAGGCCTACCGCAAGCGGCCCAATGCCACCACCTCGCGCACCTTCGAAATGGTGGCGCAGGCGTGGTTGCAGGGGCGGGTGCTGAAATGTGATTACCAGAGCCTCTCGAAGAAAACCCCCTCGAAGATGGAGCTGGTCATCTACTTCATCGAACTGGGGGCCAGGAACCGCGAGAGCTACGCCATCGGGGTCAACCGCCTCAAAGGCGGGGCCGACCCCTTCGTGTACCGGCTGTCGCGCATGAAGAATGCGGCGCTGCTGGACGAGGAATGCCACATTCCCGAGGACTTCCACCCGCTGAAATTCCTGTCGAACGCCTGGGGCGTGATGACCGGGCAGCCCACGCGGGTCGAACTGCACTTCACGCCTGAAGTGAAAGACAGGGTCGCGGAGACGCATTTCACGCCGGACGCCCAGGTGCGGGTGCTGAACAGCGGCCACACCCGGGTGGTCTTTACGGTAGGCGGCTGGCTGGAACTGGTGCACTGGGTGCTCGGCTGGGGCGGCGAGGTGGAGGTCATCGAACCCGAGGAACTGCGTCAGGCCGTGACGCAGGGCCACCAGCGGGGCGCAGGTGTATATGCTGAGGTGCAGCAAGGACAACGCCGAAATCACCCATAG
- a CDS encoding PD-(D/E)XK nuclease family protein, with product MMRTVLLHLHPDALLRTLIEWKKEHSEPPSIVPSLQAGRDLRKSLSGLGKTITLSQLARSALREGGWRLLPNADRLSHLQSLLADLPLEYLSSLRERPGTPDVLLSLLGELFRADLEPVQLKAVVATARDRDVALIFEGWVQTCINQQFFDAVSAEYFAARFAATPRESSLVHGFAHFDAAQAHWLDRVLGESSLVTLPYTPGGIGLQRTAMSVKDLEGRGFTVHQAEVVPSGLVGRQVVQRYVTGQVLTPVPLTCHELSEIEIEVRACLRQVRTWLAAGVPAERVAIVTGNEEAYLGTLADVALEYHLPLISGQQLPLRSTPLGSVLLAWIDAHAQEWRFSSTRRLLSHPLVQWPADLGLTTRRLQRTAPRGLMAWNADLEWLALPEVTGWPAALQVIERLLLEGGIQGRARQHPALNAALAVLVEALSTWSQRGGEVSSTEVLAELSELLKSRTVLALLSRSGVRVANPLAALGRSFDCMWVLGLSDGLFPRRTADHPLVDRFTRQTWAAAGVHLPDLTVLAAAQEDLFLGALAACEQELVVSRPRRDLGGRGVPAGTYWRRLGGNVLPLPNLDWGSEAEKLSQDALAGRHLPGPLKIRVEVEQGRGEGVPSPHSGQLPQGIAVGDRAWSPSQLHSVGSCRFRWFAERFLKLEEQVDPDEVEDRRASGTLLHAGLEGALTGWQAGDRTETLITRAKAAYEAKERELLASGDLRPSPLWQVTKQEQLETLERAVQSADFLPAAHTPLHLEDWREFTVEAGQYRYQLRGILDRVDETPEGLMVTDYKSNRYVSHVNRSGKNDLEIQLPLYMLGLNATNGRYFSIEQAQNLKDAAGPHAESPRKKYKWSAHRDDVLGFLEEVGEALGRGDLAPSPDVDGKACQYCSFAAVCRHTVSLDAAEGGMA from the coding sequence ATGATGCGAACTGTACTGCTTCATCTGCACCCGGATGCGCTGCTACGAACACTGATCGAGTGGAAGAAGGAGCACTCCGAGCCACCAAGCATCGTCCCCAGCCTTCAGGCAGGTCGTGACCTCAGAAAGTCACTCAGTGGCCTGGGGAAGACCATTACCCTGTCTCAACTGGCCCGCTCAGCCCTGCGTGAAGGGGGCTGGCGTCTCTTGCCAAACGCTGACCGCCTGTCTCACTTGCAGAGCCTACTGGCGGATCTCCCACTGGAGTACCTGAGTTCCCTCAGGGAGCGACCAGGAACCCCTGATGTTTTGCTGAGTCTGCTGGGTGAGCTCTTCCGGGCTGACCTTGAGCCGGTACAGCTGAAAGCGGTTGTCGCCACCGCCCGGGATCGGGATGTGGCCCTGATTTTCGAAGGCTGGGTTCAAACCTGCATCAACCAGCAGTTCTTCGATGCTGTTTCAGCGGAGTACTTTGCGGCCAGATTTGCTGCCACGCCGCGGGAATCCAGCCTGGTACACGGCTTCGCTCACTTTGACGCTGCCCAGGCCCACTGGCTCGATCGCGTACTGGGAGAAAGCAGTCTGGTGACGTTGCCCTACACTCCTGGCGGCATAGGCTTGCAGCGAACTGCAATGAGTGTGAAAGACCTTGAGGGGCGGGGTTTCACGGTGCATCAAGCGGAGGTTGTTCCATCCGGTCTGGTGGGCCGTCAGGTGGTTCAGCGTTACGTCACTGGTCAAGTCCTCACACCCGTTCCATTGACCTGCCACGAGCTGAGCGAGATTGAAATAGAAGTCCGGGCCTGTCTCAGGCAGGTCAGAACCTGGCTCGCCGCTGGTGTGCCAGCAGAGCGGGTGGCCATCGTGACCGGGAATGAGGAGGCGTACCTGGGAACGCTTGCTGATGTGGCGCTTGAATACCACCTGCCGCTGATCAGCGGTCAGCAGCTTCCCCTCAGGAGCACACCCCTGGGTTCCGTGTTGCTGGCCTGGATCGATGCCCACGCCCAAGAGTGGCGTTTCAGCAGCACCCGCCGCCTGCTCAGCCACCCGCTGGTGCAGTGGCCGGCTGACCTGGGCCTCACTACCAGACGACTGCAACGTACGGCTCCCCGCGGACTCATGGCCTGGAACGCGGATCTGGAGTGGCTGGCGTTGCCAGAGGTAACGGGCTGGCCCGCAGCCCTCCAGGTGATTGAGCGCCTGCTGCTGGAAGGGGGGATTCAGGGCAGGGCCAGGCAGCATCCTGCCCTCAATGCTGCCCTGGCCGTCCTGGTGGAGGCACTTTCCACATGGTCTCAGCGCGGTGGAGAAGTGTCCAGCACGGAAGTCCTGGCTGAACTCAGTGAACTCTTGAAATCCCGCACCGTCCTGGCCCTGCTGAGCCGCAGCGGTGTGCGGGTGGCCAACCCGCTGGCCGCGCTGGGACGATCTTTTGATTGCATGTGGGTGCTGGGTTTATCGGACGGCCTCTTTCCAAGGCGCACTGCGGATCACCCGCTGGTCGACCGGTTCACCCGCCAGACCTGGGCAGCAGCCGGGGTTCACCTGCCTGACCTGACGGTGCTGGCGGCCGCACAGGAGGATCTCTTCCTGGGTGCACTGGCCGCCTGTGAGCAGGAACTGGTGGTCAGCCGCCCCCGGCGTGACCTGGGGGGACGGGGAGTGCCCGCCGGGACGTACTGGAGGAGGCTGGGGGGCAACGTACTTCCGCTGCCCAACCTGGACTGGGGCAGCGAGGCCGAGAAACTCAGCCAGGATGCCCTGGCAGGCCGTCACTTGCCCGGCCCGCTGAAGATCAGGGTCGAAGTCGAACAGGGGAGGGGAGAGGGCGTCCCCAGTCCTCACAGTGGTCAACTCCCTCAAGGGATCGCGGTGGGGGATCGGGCGTGGAGTCCGTCACAACTGCATTCCGTGGGGAGTTGCCGCTTCAGGTGGTTTGCCGAAAGGTTCCTGAAGCTGGAGGAGCAGGTCGACCCGGATGAAGTCGAGGACAGGCGAGCGTCCGGTACTCTTCTGCACGCGGGCCTGGAAGGGGCCCTGACGGGCTGGCAGGCGGGTGACCGGACTGAGACCCTCATCACCCGTGCGAAGGCGGCTTATGAGGCCAAAGAGCGCGAACTGCTGGCCTCGGGTGACCTGCGCCCCAGTCCGCTGTGGCAGGTGACCAAACAGGAGCAACTGGAAACGCTGGAGCGGGCGGTGCAGTCGGCGGACTTCCTGCCTGCCGCTCACACCCCGCTGCACCTGGAGGACTGGCGCGAATTCACGGTTGAGGCGGGACAGTACCGGTACCAGTTGCGAGGCATCCTCGACCGGGTGGATGAAACGCCCGAAGGGCTGATGGTCACCGACTACAAGTCGAACCGCTACGTGAGTCACGTCAACCGCAGTGGCAAGAACGACCTGGAAATTCAGTTGCCTCTGTACATGTTGGGGCTGAACGCCACGAACGGCCGGTACTTCAGCATCGAGCAGGCGCAGAACCTGAAAGACGCCGCTGGCCCGCACGCCGAAAGCCCCAGGAAAAAGTACAAATGGTCAGCACACCGTGACGATGTCCTGGGGTTTCTGGAGGAAGTCGGGGAGGCGCTGGGCCGGGGAGACCTCGCGCCCAGTCCTGATGTGGATGGGAAAGCCTGCCAGTACTGTTCGTTCGCGGCGGTGTGCCGTCACACGGTCAGCCTTGATGCAGCAGAAGGAGGCATGGCATGA
- a CDS encoding MerR family transcriptional regulator yields MIDVPPAWSGGIDDLVLEANRWLSVLLPEDRAQRPKDEVNPRLVRHYTTQGLLPAAGREGRDARYTRLHLLALLALRRLMADGLSGKALYAALRDKSDAELENLAVQGSGSVQGLALDEESESVKDDALSYLRRLKDGTKSGNSSAYDLVPATKPAPSAAAPKLGVERLNNSSPSTRKRGPQKVFRAVLRPGLEVLVGEHFRYPSNEEEWDRLFAELRASFIDMQSS; encoded by the coding sequence ATGATTGATGTCCCCCCGGCCTGGTCAGGCGGGATTGACGACCTGGTGCTGGAAGCCAACCGCTGGCTGAGCGTCCTGTTGCCTGAAGACCGTGCCCAGCGTCCCAAGGACGAGGTGAACCCCAGACTGGTGCGGCATTACACCACCCAGGGGCTGCTCCCTGCCGCGGGGCGGGAAGGACGCGACGCCCGCTATACCCGCCTTCACCTGCTGGCCCTGCTGGCGCTGCGCCGGTTAATGGCCGATGGCCTGAGTGGCAAGGCCCTCTACGCGGCCTTGCGTGACAAGTCGGACGCTGAACTGGAGAATCTGGCTGTGCAAGGGAGCGGTTCTGTCCAGGGGCTGGCCCTGGACGAGGAGAGCGAATCAGTCAAGGATGATGCCCTCTCGTACCTGCGCCGACTGAAGGACGGCACCAAGTCTGGAAACAGTTCGGCGTACGACCTGGTGCCGGCGACGAAACCGGCCCCCTCCGCCGCTGCGCCGAAACTGGGGGTTGAGAGGCTGAACAACTCATCCCCGTCTACCAGGAAGCGTGGGCCCCAGAAGGTGTTCCGGGCGGTGCTGCGCCCGGGCCTCGAGGTGCTGGTAGGCGAGCATTTTCGCTATCCCAGCAACGAGGAGGAGTGGGACAGACTGTTCGCCGAACTCCGGGCGTCATTTATTGACATGCAGTCCTCCTGA
- a CDS encoding UvrD-helicase domain-containing protein has product MTTFTAAQWQAISDPGSVAIAAGAGSGKTRVLAERITHLLAQGVHPGRIVAVTFTEAAAAELRSRVGRFVEERLRAEGGAWLRISGELPAMTMGTIHSLCGRIAREHPLESGASLTFEVLDPLMAKLWLDDHLERVLSELPQDVLLAVPGKIRRGAIEALLNDPIAAQQALGVALEHLSLSPQERAVRAWEAVQPAWVGLLGDLAALAGPGTDELERIRQMVVRTATGVPVLSDRLRAVRSAFETYKGSIGKGWDKDAKAAVHAALKGIRTLALRDDLLGEETPDSARHEAALRALAVMFGHVTVRFAELKAEQGVATFNDLEVYAARTLESDEVREYYARRWTHLLIDESQDTNPVQWQVLSALMGDGVNVTVVGDEKQGIYGFRRADIQVIRQARAFVAARGGSVIPMHTSFRTHAALVEAVNAFFGSLMRGPDELRPTATSFEPLIAHRTQAPSEKASVEVHVLQGEQGLREAEAAYLAQRIQALVLGGQAVYDRETGQLRVVRLGDIAFLFRARTDLKVYEEFLTLAGIPYQVLGGEGLFQRQEVQDALHLLLSVDDPHRDVSLAAVLRSPLVHLTDQELLDVAGLRGPGESLWQAAGRSEHAAVRSACTLIHDLREQSATSSVGALLAEADRRTGLFAVHAAQPDGGRRHANLRQFQALLRTWALEGQRDLASVALRLQQMLRLQAQAAEGSSASEHAVKLMTIHGSKGLEFPVVIYADALRQGGGFPPVVRFDPEVGVALRLPRLEGDLPEWDALEVVSKERELSEDERLAYVAFTRAADLLILSVTARDTGAALERASTFLRHLPDTGVSRTYLAPGQVSAPEPLGMTFEVPRPILPVRSGPGVVLPTTLPVTSVATYLTCPRRFAYRHVEGRLPLAALWSELGELTRLNPEGRVAGRQIGDAVHLAMEHGWRGEELLSKVAYLALPDQQQVVTLVQSFSKPVYVGVNTRTYQREKPIQVPLGGILFEGVVDAFDALGGLVLDYKTDRSISPEHHLPQLSIYARHLGASEAALVYLRHDYLHQFSTQDLHEGFEWVREAVDNMNQRQFEPAPSPQKCRLCEFRGVCAAVVSA; this is encoded by the coding sequence ATGACGACCTTCACTGCGGCGCAGTGGCAGGCGATCAGCGACCCGGGCAGCGTCGCCATCGCGGCGGGTGCGGGAAGCGGGAAAACGCGGGTGCTTGCCGAGCGCATCACGCATCTGCTCGCGCAGGGCGTGCATCCCGGACGCATTGTCGCGGTCACTTTCACCGAGGCGGCGGCGGCGGAGTTGCGTTCCAGGGTGGGCCGGTTCGTCGAGGAGCGCCTCAGGGCGGAGGGCGGGGCCTGGCTCAGGATTTCGGGGGAACTGCCAGCCATGACCATGGGCACCATTCACAGCCTGTGTGGCCGCATTGCGCGTGAACACCCGCTGGAAAGCGGCGCGTCTTTGACCTTCGAGGTGCTCGATCCCCTGATGGCGAAGCTGTGGCTGGATGACCACCTCGAAAGGGTGCTCTCAGAGTTGCCGCAAGACGTCCTGCTGGCCGTACCCGGAAAGATCAGGCGGGGGGCCATCGAGGCGCTCCTGAATGACCCCATTGCAGCGCAGCAAGCCCTGGGCGTTGCGCTCGAACATCTCTCCCTTTCGCCCCAGGAGCGGGCGGTGCGGGCCTGGGAGGCGGTGCAGCCAGCGTGGGTGGGGCTGCTGGGTGACCTGGCAGCCCTGGCCGGGCCGGGCACCGATGAACTGGAGCGCATCCGGCAGATGGTGGTCAGGACAGCCACTGGCGTGCCTGTCCTGAGCGACCGGTTGCGGGCGGTGCGCTCAGCCTTCGAAACGTACAAGGGCAGCATCGGGAAAGGCTGGGATAAGGATGCCAAGGCGGCCGTTCACGCGGCCCTGAAGGGGATTCGCACGCTGGCCCTGCGGGATGACCTGCTGGGGGAGGAAACACCCGATTCGGCGCGACACGAGGCGGCGCTGCGGGCGCTAGCCGTGATGTTTGGACACGTCACCGTGAGGTTTGCGGAACTCAAGGCCGAGCAGGGCGTCGCCACCTTCAATGACTTGGAGGTCTACGCCGCCCGCACCCTGGAGAGTGACGAGGTGCGCGAGTATTACGCCCGGCGCTGGACGCACCTGCTGATCGACGAGTCGCAGGACACCAACCCGGTGCAATGGCAGGTTCTGTCAGCGTTAATGGGAGACGGCGTGAACGTCACCGTGGTCGGGGATGAAAAGCAGGGCATTTACGGCTTCCGGCGGGCGGACATCCAGGTGATCCGGCAAGCCCGGGCCTTCGTGGCCGCGCGGGGGGGCAGCGTTATCCCGATGCACACCTCGTTCCGCACGCACGCCGCTCTGGTGGAGGCGGTCAACGCCTTTTTCGGCAGCCTGATGCGTGGCCCGGACGAACTGCGCCCCACCGCCACATCCTTTGAACCACTGATCGCACACCGGACGCAAGCGCCGTCGGAGAAGGCAAGTGTGGAAGTCCACGTCCTGCAAGGAGAGCAGGGGCTGCGCGAAGCGGAGGCAGCGTACCTCGCGCAGCGCATTCAGGCCCTGGTGCTGGGCGGGCAGGCGGTCTATGACCGGGAGACCGGGCAGCTCCGTGTTGTTCGGCTGGGTGACATCGCCTTCCTGTTCCGCGCCCGCACCGACCTTAAAGTCTACGAGGAGTTCCTGACCCTGGCGGGCATTCCGTACCAGGTGCTGGGCGGAGAGGGCCTGTTCCAGCGGCAGGAGGTGCAGGACGCCCTGCACCTGCTGCTGAGCGTGGATGACCCGCACCGCGACGTGTCGCTGGCAGCGGTGCTGCGCTCACCGCTGGTGCACCTCACCGATCAGGAACTGCTGGACGTGGCGGGTCTGCGCGGGCCAGGGGAGAGCCTGTGGCAGGCGGCGGGGCGCAGCGAGCACGCGGCTGTGCGCTCGGCCTGTACCCTGATTCACGACCTGCGGGAGCAGAGCGCCACCAGCAGCGTGGGGGCACTGCTGGCAGAAGCGGATCGGCGTACCGGCCTTTTTGCCGTTCACGCGGCCCAGCCGGACGGGGGCCGGCGGCACGCCAACCTGCGGCAGTTCCAGGCGCTGCTGCGCACCTGGGCCCTCGAAGGGCAGCGGGATCTCGCCAGCGTGGCCCTGAGGCTCCAGCAGATGCTGCGCCTTCAGGCACAGGCGGCCGAGGGCAGCAGCGCCAGTGAGCACGCCGTGAAACTGATGACCATTCACGGCAGCAAGGGGCTGGAGTTCCCGGTGGTGATCTACGCCGACGCGCTGCGGCAGGGGGGCGGCTTTCCCCCGGTGGTGCGCTTCGATCCAGAGGTGGGCGTGGCGCTGCGCCTCCCCAGGCTGGAAGGCGACCTGCCGGAGTGGGACGCGCTGGAAGTGGTCAGCAAGGAACGCGAACTGAGCGAGGACGAACGCCTGGCCTACGTGGCTTTCACCCGCGCCGCCGACCTGCTGATCCTGAGCGTCACAGCCAGGGACACCGGCGCGGCTCTGGAACGGGCCAGCACCTTCCTGCGCCACCTGCCGGACACGGGCGTGAGCCGGACGTACCTCGCGCCGGGTCAGGTGAGTGCCCCTGAACCCCTGGGCATGACCTTTGAGGTGCCGCGCCCGATTCTGCCTGTTCGCAGTGGGCCGGGCGTCGTGTTGCCCACCACCCTGCCGGTAACCAGCGTGGCGACCTACCTGACCTGTCCCCGGCGCTTCGCGTACCGGCACGTGGAGGGGAGATTGCCGCTGGCGGCCCTGTGGAGTGAACTGGGGGAACTTACCCGCCTGAACCCGGAAGGGCGCGTGGCCGGGCGTCAGATCGGCGACGCGGTGCATCTGGCCATGGAACATGGCTGGCGCGGGGAAGAACTGCTGTCGAAAGTGGCTTACCTGGCGCTGCCCGATCAGCAGCAGGTGGTCACCCTCGTCCAGTCGTTCAGTAAGCCGGTATACGTGGGTGTCAACACCCGTACCTACCAGCGCGAGAAGCCCATTCAGGTGCCGCTGGGTGGCATTCTCTTCGAGGGCGTGGTGGACGCCTTTGACGCCCTGGGCGGGCTGGTGCTGGATTACAAGACCGACCGCAGCATTTCCCCGGAGCACCACCTGCCGCAACTGTCGATCTATGCCCGGCACCTCGGCGCCTCTGAAGCGGCGCTGGTATACCTGCGGCACGATTACCTGCACCAGTTTTCAACGCAAGACCTGCACGAGGGCTTCGAGTGGGTCAGGGAGGCCGTGGACAACATGAACCAGAGACAGTTTGAGCCGGCACCCTCGCCCCAGAAGTGCCGCCTGTGCGAATTCCGCGGCGTGTGCGCCGCCGTGGTGAGCGCGTGA